The following proteins come from a genomic window of Streptomyces sp. Sge12:
- a CDS encoding FAD-dependent oxidoreductase, whose translation MEDNADVRVPVLVVGGSLVGLSTSLFLSRHGVRHLLVEKHSGTSAHPRGRGINARTMELFRTAGAERAIRRAASVLEGTQGILQARSLTDGDHNWLIKSIDPAGALARFSPTGWCLCSQNNIEPVLAEQSRELGADVRFATELMSFDQDATGVNAVVKDRETGEHINVRADFLIAADGPRSPVREQLRIPQTGNGELFHNVSVTFRSEKLVEVLGDLRFIVCYLMRPGADGALLPVDNKTQWVFHAPWHPEQGETLEDFTDERCVDQIRDAIGVPDLDVEIGGKAPWHAAERVALRYSSGRVFLAGDAAHEMSPTGAFGSNTGIQDAHNLAWKIAAVLEGSAGIELLDSYEAERLPVARATSERASARSAEHSHPGYAPPPTMGGGPGSGVLTTAMGYCYPTGALVGGEPDRPVIPENLRLVGDTGTRAPHMWVVKDGERVSTLDLYERSFVLLSGAGTPWQAAAKQVATELSVRLEAYTIGAGPDVDLVQDGRTDWTEAHAMSAQGAVLVRPDGFVAWRSEGAVADVPATLREVLSTVLRRA comes from the coding sequence ATGGAAGACAACGCCGATGTTCGCGTACCGGTTCTCGTCGTGGGCGGCTCCCTCGTGGGCCTGTCCACCTCGCTTTTCCTGAGCCGCCACGGAGTGAGGCACCTGCTGGTCGAGAAGCACTCCGGCACCTCCGCACACCCGCGGGGCCGTGGCATCAACGCCCGGACCATGGAGCTGTTCCGCACGGCAGGGGCGGAGCGCGCGATCCGCCGGGCGGCGTCCGTACTGGAGGGAACGCAGGGCATTCTGCAGGCGCGGTCGCTGACCGACGGCGACCACAACTGGCTGATCAAGTCGATCGATCCGGCCGGGGCGCTGGCCCGCTTCAGTCCGACCGGCTGGTGCCTGTGCAGCCAGAACAACATCGAGCCGGTGCTGGCCGAACAGAGCCGCGAGCTGGGCGCCGACGTCCGCTTCGCCACCGAGCTGATGAGCTTCGACCAGGACGCCACGGGGGTGAACGCCGTGGTCAAGGACCGGGAGACCGGCGAGCACATCAACGTGCGCGCCGACTTCCTGATCGCCGCGGACGGCCCGCGCAGCCCCGTCAGGGAGCAGCTGCGGATCCCCCAGACGGGCAACGGCGAGCTGTTCCACAACGTGAGCGTCACCTTCCGCTCGGAGAAGCTCGTCGAGGTACTGGGTGACCTGCGGTTCATCGTCTGCTACCTGATGCGCCCGGGAGCGGACGGCGCGCTGCTGCCGGTGGACAACAAGACCCAGTGGGTCTTCCACGCCCCGTGGCACCCGGAGCAGGGCGAGACCCTGGAGGACTTCACCGACGAGCGGTGCGTGGACCAGATCCGCGACGCGATCGGCGTACCCGACCTGGACGTGGAGATCGGTGGCAAGGCGCCGTGGCACGCGGCCGAACGGGTGGCGCTGCGCTATTCGTCCGGACGGGTGTTCCTGGCCGGGGACGCGGCCCACGAGATGTCGCCCACCGGGGCGTTCGGCTCCAACACGGGCATCCAGGACGCGCACAACCTGGCGTGGAAGATCGCCGCGGTCCTGGAGGGCTCCGCCGGCATCGAGCTGCTCGACAGCTACGAGGCCGAACGGCTGCCGGTGGCCAGGGCCACGAGTGAGCGGGCGTCCGCCCGTTCGGCGGAGCACAGCCACCCGGGCTACGCGCCGCCGCCGACCATGGGCGGCGGGCCGGGCAGCGGGGTCCTCACCACGGCCATGGGCTACTGCTACCCGACGGGCGCGCTCGTCGGCGGCGAGCCCGACCGGCCGGTCATCCCGGAGAACCTGCGCCTCGTCGGCGACACCGGCACCCGGGCCCCGCACATGTGGGTGGTCAAGGACGGTGAGCGGGTCTCCACGCTGGATCTCTACGAGCGCTCGTTCGTGCTGCTCAGCGGTGCGGGTACGCCGTGGCAGGCGGCCGCGAAGCAGGTTGCCACGGAGCTGTCGGTGCGGCTGGAGGCGTACACGATCGGCGCCGGGCCGGATGTGGACCTGGTCCAGGACGGACGTACCGACTGGACGGAGGCCCACGCGATGAGCGCCCAGGGCGCCGTGCTCGTACGCCCGGACGGGTTCGTGGCCTGGCGTTCCGAGGGCGCGGTGGCCGATGTTCCGGCCACGCTGCGCGAGGTCCTCTCGACGGTGCTGCGCCGGGCGTGA
- a CDS encoding SchA/CurD-like domain-containing protein: MTTTLSERVSQSAFDGSMLRVVLLMDLHEGTQQQFFEAYEQLRHDIASVPGHISDQLCQSFENPSQWLITSEWESAPQYLAWVNSEHHAEQVKPLGACARAMRPLKFTVLRETGRGYDQAARPASARLQDAPRLGAGIVRHALTFTVKPGSEKEVASILSSYASPEARVDDHTRLCRTSLFMHGNRVVRTVEVQGDLMAALRHVSEQPGVRAAEEALNPHLEKDRNLNDPESARMFFMRAALPAVHHIAAPEPESAEVQRHALFYPAKPGCGAALAKFLARQDEAAAKHPASPVRSSSIFQRDDIVVRLIDVRGPLDAEPETTFGISGPRKAAVLERLTVRAGKRARPADHTMKLITDRRAPAKS; this comes from the coding sequence ATGACAACCACCCTGTCCGAACGGGTGTCGCAGTCAGCCTTCGACGGCTCCATGCTCCGGGTCGTCCTGCTGATGGATCTCCACGAGGGGACCCAGCAGCAGTTCTTCGAGGCGTACGAACAGCTCCGCCACGACATCGCGTCGGTTCCGGGCCACATCAGCGATCAGCTGTGCCAGTCCTTCGAGAATCCCTCCCAATGGCTCATCACCAGCGAGTGGGAGAGCGCGCCGCAGTACCTCGCATGGGTCAACAGCGAGCACCACGCCGAACAGGTGAAGCCGCTCGGCGCCTGCGCCCGCGCCATGCGGCCGCTCAAGTTCACCGTCCTGCGGGAGACCGGCCGGGGCTACGACCAGGCGGCCCGCCCGGCCTCCGCCCGGCTGCAGGACGCCCCCCGGCTGGGCGCGGGCATCGTGCGCCACGCCCTGACCTTCACCGTCAAGCCGGGCAGCGAGAAGGAGGTCGCGTCGATCCTCTCCAGCTACGCCTCGCCGGAAGCCCGGGTCGACGACCACACCCGGCTCTGCCGGACCTCGCTGTTCATGCACGGCAACCGGGTCGTGCGCACGGTCGAGGTCCAGGGCGACCTGATGGCGGCGCTGCGCCACGTCTCCGAGCAGCCCGGGGTCCGGGCCGCGGAGGAGGCGCTCAACCCGCACCTGGAGAAGGACCGGAACCTGAACGACCCGGAGTCCGCCCGCATGTTCTTCATGCGCGCCGCGCTCCCGGCGGTCCACCACATCGCCGCACCCGAGCCCGAGTCCGCCGAAGTGCAGCGGCACGCGCTCTTCTACCCGGCCAAGCCCGGCTGCGGAGCGGCCCTGGCCAAGTTCCTGGCCCGGCAGGACGAGGCGGCCGCGAAGCACCCGGCCAGCCCCGTCCGGAGCAGCAGCATCTTCCAGCGCGACGACATCGTCGTCCGACTCATCGACGTCCGCGGCCCGCTCGACGCCGAGCCGGAGACCACCTTCGGCATCTCGGGACCGCGCAAGGCGGCGGTACTCGAACGGCTGACGGTCCGGGCCGGCAAGCGGGCCCGCCCGGCGGACCACACGATGAAGCTGATCACCGACCGGCGGGCACCCGCGAAGTCCTGA
- a CDS encoding cupin domain-containing protein, with the protein MTKQPPRIVDLSETPPNRRRGGDLRAVLTPTSVGSTSGFMGLAIMAPGESIAEHYHPYSEEFVYVVSGRLEVDLDGEAHPLRTDQGLLVPLNVRHRFRNVGDTEARMVFHLGPLAPRPELGHVDTEQAPHPEGTAWEQPPDRTGAVS; encoded by the coding sequence ATGACCAAACAGCCCCCACGCATCGTGGACCTCAGCGAGACGCCCCCCAACCGCCGCCGCGGCGGTGACCTGCGGGCGGTGCTCACCCCGACCTCCGTGGGTTCCACCAGCGGGTTCATGGGCCTGGCGATCATGGCCCCCGGGGAGTCCATCGCCGAGCACTACCACCCGTACTCCGAGGAGTTCGTGTACGTGGTCAGCGGCCGCCTCGAGGTCGACCTCGACGGCGAGGCCCACCCGCTGCGCACCGACCAGGGCCTGCTGGTCCCGCTGAACGTGCGCCACCGGTTCCGCAACGTCGGGGACACCGAGGCCCGCATGGTCTTCCACCTCGGGCCGCTGGCCCCGCGGCCCGAGCTCGGGCACGTGGACACCGAACAGGCCCCGCACCCGGAGGGCACCGCGTGGGAGCAGCCCCCGGACCGCACGGGAGCGGTCTCGTGA
- a CDS encoding beta-ketoacyl-[acyl-carrier-protein] synthase family protein produces the protein MTPRRVAVTGVGVVAPGGIGVRDFWDLLSNGRTATRGITLFDPTGFRSRIAAEVDFDPAAHGLEPGEADRADRYIQFALVAAREAVKDAGLDLTTDEAWRTGVSLGTAVGGTTRLEHDYVAVSQSGSWWDVDHKRAGPFLHRAFTPATLASAVAEQTGARGPVQTVSTGCTSGLDAIGYAVHSIAEGRMDVCIAGASDSPISPITVACFDAIKATSPNNDDPAHASRPFDADRDGFVLGEGGAVLVLEELEHARARGATVYCEIGGYATFGNAHHMTGLTAEGLEMARAIETALAQAGVAADEIDYVNAHGSGTKQNDRHETAAVKRVLGDHAYKTPMTSIKSMVGHSLGAIGAIELAACVLAMTHQVVPPTANYETPDPECDLDYVPRVARARKLSSVLSVGSGFGGFQSAVVMTRPKEEVS, from the coding sequence GTGACCCCCCGGCGGGTGGCCGTCACCGGAGTCGGTGTCGTCGCACCCGGCGGGATCGGGGTCCGCGACTTCTGGGACCTGCTCTCCAACGGCCGTACGGCGACGCGCGGCATCACCCTCTTCGACCCGACCGGGTTCCGCTCCCGGATAGCCGCCGAGGTCGACTTCGACCCGGCCGCGCACGGCCTCGAACCGGGCGAGGCGGACCGGGCGGACCGGTACATCCAGTTCGCCCTGGTCGCCGCCCGGGAGGCGGTGAAGGACGCGGGACTCGACCTCACCACGGACGAGGCCTGGCGGACCGGAGTCTCCCTCGGCACGGCCGTCGGCGGCACCACCCGTCTGGAGCACGACTACGTCGCCGTGAGCCAGTCCGGCTCCTGGTGGGACGTGGACCACAAGCGGGCCGGCCCCTTCCTGCACCGGGCGTTCACCCCCGCCACCCTCGCCTCCGCCGTTGCGGAGCAGACGGGTGCGCGGGGCCCGGTCCAGACCGTCTCCACCGGCTGCACCTCGGGGCTCGACGCCATCGGGTACGCCGTCCACTCCATCGCGGAGGGCCGGATGGACGTGTGCATCGCCGGCGCGTCCGATTCACCCATATCGCCGATCACGGTGGCCTGTTTCGACGCCATCAAGGCGACCTCGCCGAACAACGACGACCCGGCCCACGCCTCCCGGCCGTTCGACGCCGACCGGGACGGGTTCGTCCTCGGCGAGGGCGGAGCCGTCCTCGTACTCGAAGAGCTGGAACACGCCCGCGCCCGCGGTGCGACCGTCTACTGCGAGATCGGCGGCTACGCCACCTTCGGCAACGCCCACCACATGACCGGGCTGACCGCCGAGGGCCTGGAGATGGCCCGGGCCATCGAAACCGCCCTCGCCCAGGCCGGCGTCGCCGCCGACGAGATCGACTACGTCAACGCGCACGGCTCCGGCACCAAGCAGAACGACCGCCACGAGACCGCGGCGGTCAAGCGGGTCCTGGGCGACCACGCCTACAAGACGCCGATGACCTCCATCAAATCCATGGTGGGGCACTCCCTCGGCGCGATCGGCGCGATCGAACTCGCGGCCTGCGTACTCGCCATGACCCACCAGGTGGTACCGCCGACGGCGAACTACGAGACGCCCGACCCCGAGTGCGACCTGGACTACGTACCCCGTGTCGCCCGCGCCCGGAAGCTGAGCAGCGTCCTGTCGGTGGGCAGCGGATTCGGCGGCTTCCAGTCCGCCGTGGTCATGACCCGGCCGAAGGAGGAGGTCTCGTGA